One Ardenticatenales bacterium DNA segment encodes these proteins:
- the accC gene encoding acetyl-CoA carboxylase biotin carboxylase subunit has protein sequence MLADTLNPKRFNKLLIANRGEIAMRIVRGCHELGIETVAVYSDADRNAPHVRHADEAYHIGPPPARESYLVIEKLLDVARRSGAQAIHPGYGFLAERAEFAQACLDAGLVFVGPPPKAIAMMGDKQVARATVTAAGVPVVPGTKPGLTDDELVEAVREIGLPVLVKAAAGGGGKGMRPVYNMEDLPAALGAARREAEAAFGDGRIYVEKMIMEGRHIEFQVLADMHGNVIHLGERECSLQRRHQKLIEESPSVFVNEDLRQRMGAVAVAAAKSVGYVNAGTVEFLVDKERNFYFLEMNTRLQVEHPITELVTGVDIVQEMLRIARGRRLRLTQEDVKMRGWAIECRINAEDPYNNFLPSTGTITTSRLPTGPGVRIDTGVFPGYHVTPYYDSMISKLICYGESRGDAILRMRRALEEYRIMGVKTNIPFHQHMMDSHRFLFGTFDTRFVEERFSMDDREADKHLEAAIVATLMAHQQGQQASQVVAHNGSSTNQWKLQGRMQQLRRY, from the coding sequence ATGTTAGCAGACACGCTAAACCCCAAAAGATTTAACAAACTGCTGATCGCCAATCGCGGCGAGATCGCCATGCGCATTGTACGCGGCTGCCACGAGTTGGGCATTGAGACGGTTGCGGTGTATTCGGATGCGGACCGCAACGCGCCACACGTGCGCCACGCGGACGAGGCTTACCACATCGGCCCTCCGCCGGCGCGTGAGAGTTACCTGGTCATTGAAAAGCTGCTGGATGTGGCCCGCCGCAGTGGGGCGCAGGCGATCCATCCGGGCTACGGGTTCCTGGCGGAACGAGCGGAGTTTGCGCAGGCTTGCCTGGATGCGGGACTGGTGTTTGTGGGTCCGCCGCCGAAGGCTATCGCCATGATGGGGGATAAGCAAGTGGCGCGGGCGACGGTGACGGCGGCGGGCGTGCCCGTGGTGCCGGGAACGAAGCCGGGGCTGACGGATGACGAACTGGTGGAAGCGGTTCGGGAGATTGGTCTGCCTGTTTTGGTGAAGGCGGCGGCGGGCGGCGGGGGCAAGGGGATGCGCCCGGTGTACAACATGGAGGATTTGCCGGCAGCGCTGGGGGCGGCGCGGCGGGAGGCGGAAGCGGCCTTTGGCGATGGACGCATTTACGTGGAAAAGATGATCATGGAGGGCCGCCATATCGAGTTCCAGGTGTTGGCGGACATGCACGGCAACGTGATTCATCTGGGCGAACGGGAGTGTTCGCTGCAACGGCGGCATCAGAAGTTAATTGAAGAGTCGCCATCGGTCTTTGTGAATGAGGATTTGCGGCAGCGGATGGGGGCAGTGGCAGTGGCGGCGGCGAAATCGGTGGGGTATGTGAATGCCGGCACGGTCGAATTCCTCGTCGATAAAGAACGCAACTTCTATTTCCTGGAAATGAACACCCGCTTGCAAGTTGAACACCCCATCACCGAACTCGTCACCGGTGTGGATATCGTGCAGGAAATGCTGCGTATCGCTCGTGGACGTCGCCTGCGCCTGACGCAAGAAGATGTGAAAATGCGCGGCTGGGCCATTGAGTGCCGCATTAACGCCGAGGACCCGTACAACAACTTCCTCCCCTCCACGGGCACTATCACCACCAGTCGCCTGCCTACCGGGCCTGGCGTGCGCATTGACACCGGCGTGTTCCCCGGCTACCATGTCACACCCTACTACGACTCCATGATCAGCAAATTGATCTGCTATGGCGAATCACGCGGCGACGCCATTTTGCGGATGCGGCGGGCGCTGGAGGAGTATCGCATCATGGGCGTCAAGACCAACATCCCCTTCCATCAGCACATGATGGACAGCCACCGCTTCCTCTTTGGCACATTTGACACCCGCTTTGTGGAAGAGCGCTTCAGCATGGACGATCGGGAGGCGGACAAACATCTGGAAGCGGCCATCGTGGCGACGCTGATGGCGCACCAGCAGGGTCAGCAAGCGAGCCAGGTGGTGGCACATAATGGCAGCAGTACGAACCAATGGAAGCTACAGGGGCGTATGCAGCAATTGCGCCGCTACTAG